Within the Rosa rugosa chromosome 2, drRosRugo1.1, whole genome shotgun sequence genome, the region GTAATGTTGACCATACTCCATGCAAGAACAGGACTGAGTACGTGTTCTGGGACGGATTCCATCCTACTGAAGCCTTGAACCGAATCACTGCAATCAGATCATACAATGCTTTTAACCCGGTAGACACTTATCCAATGGATATTAGTCACCTTGTTCAGCTACAAATTAATAACCCAGCAACTCCAGCTACCTAGAATTCTTGCAAAACAATCTTTGCGAATGAAAACAAGGTAGCTTTTAGTTGCTTCAGCTCTCAGTTTGTCATTGTATATTTTAAATTCGATAGTTTATCATTTTTAGAATGAAAAACATCAGCATAATGAGTATATATAAGATGACAAACATGAACTTATCTTTATATTTCTTGAGATCGCACTGGTCCTATATGACTATATTTTTAACAACCACAggataaaaaattattttatatcATGAGAGATCACAATGATCCAATCTCGTTCTCTTACAAAAGTTCTACCATATTCCGAAACAAAATACCTACATGGTACATACTGCAAAGAATTAGATCTACTAGTGAAAACTTCAGAAGTAAACCACACACCATCCTCTGGTAGAAGGTTTCGTCATCTTCTATATGTCACTTGTCAATTGTCATAATGGTTGAACACGCCTGGCCGGACAATGATCGACAATATTTTGCTCTTGGCATATATGAAGACAAAATTCATAAAGCCCCAACCAATCATATATACACCGATTAATaatgctagctagctaggtcaaTTTGATACAATAATGGTATACTGGTCATAGATCGATGTGGCTTATAATGAACTAGTTTTTACTAAACGTTTTCTTTCTGATTTGTTGAATGAAGTTGATGGGtcatcattcttttttttccttttattataAATTATAACAACAGGGGAGAGCAGTTTAGGACCTTTCACCTGTGTGCAATCACTTATAATAGAGCCTCTATAATACAGCCACAATAGGGAACTTTCTCTGGAGAATGAAGACAGCTACCTTTCCTTTTCCAccaaacttgtatgaagattAGGTTAGCCTCAGTTCCTCGTGGGAAATTTCTTCTATAAATACCAACACCCTGTCTTTTCAAGTTTTCTCCAGCCTCCCTCAAACTTTATTTTATGCTTTGAATCATTGGAATTCAAACCTGGGGGTTTTCTGTGATTTCAATGGCTTGTGTAATGAAGcttttggtggtggtgatttCTCTGTCTTGGGTACTAAGTATGCAACATTCCTCCTCTGTTCTTGGAGAGCCAGAAGTGCCCTGTTTCTTCATTTTCGGGGACTCACTGGCTGATAGTGGCAACAACAATGTGCTTAATACTACGGCTAAGGTCAACTACGAGCCATATGGTATTGACTTTCCTTATGGACCAACTGGAAGGTTTTGCAACGGCCGCACCACCGTTGATATACATAGTATGCTCCTCTAATTCTTTGCCTTCATGACTTGTCACTGAATTGATTACATTGCTGTTTTATAGATTGCAGATTCGATTGCAAGGTTTGTGCTTATGAAAGCATAGCTGGATAACATAATATTCGATCTGCTTCATTTTGGGGTccttttaattgtttgacaaacACTGTACTCATTCCCGAACTACCTAACCTTTTCGGTCCCGTGGTAGGGTCTGGTGATCCTCCACATCATATTTCCTTTCTATAGTTGTACTATTACATTCGTTGCCGACTTGATAGCGCAGTTTGTAAAAATAAAGAGTAGCAGGATAACAAATTCTTGTCCTCCATTTTGTGGTCCTATAGTCTGATGAACATATTGACGTGATATACATTGTTAACCCATTACTTAACGACTTAAGCAGCTTTTCGGGTCTAGCTAATATGTTAAAGAATGTAGAGTTCAACATCGGACAATCTAAGCCTCTGCATAACTATACGTGAGATCTTGGGCTGAATGCCTAAATTTGTACATGGTATAACAGTGAGCTATCCATTCCAATCATACCTTACTAGCTACACAAGAAATTCCACATGTAATCCGATGTGCAGTAGCAAGTGTGATCTTGGATTTGATGATTaattttgtacataatacttgtataaaatataaaacatATTAAGTTTTTCGGCTTCAGTGATTGTCTACGTCATATTTCCCATCTTTAGTTGTCAATTATCTGTACTTTGAAAAGGATAGCTGAGAAAAACCATCTTCTCCCCCATTCCAGGCTGATTGATCATCTTCTTCTTACAGCTGAACTTCTGGGATTTGAAAACTACATTCCACCATTTGCTTATGCTAATGGCTCTGCCATACTCAGCGGTGTAAACTACGCATCCGGTGGATCAGGAATTCGAAGAGAAACCGGGATAACAACGGTATATATTACATAATAAAACTTATCAACTAATTTACTTTTGGCAAATGAATTAAAAGTGTGCTTTCTTGTGCTGCAGGGCACAGTACTCAGCATGGGAAAACAGTTAAAAAACCACAGGAAAACAATCATGCGCATCATCAGCATGCTAGGAAAGAAAAGCTTGGCCAGAAAGTACTTGAACAAGTGCTTATATTCAGTCGGAATGGGCAGCAATGACTACATTAACAATTACTTTTTACCTCAGTACTATAACACCAGTCAAGAATATACAGTTGAGGAATATGCAGTAGTTCTTGTCGAACAATATTCTCGGCAAATACTGGTAACATTTACTTAATAGATGTCTTGAACAACAAGATCTAAGTCGATTATCGATTCGGCTCTTACCGTCTTTATTTATCAGAGATTGTATGAGTATGGAGCAAAGAAGGTTGTTCTGAGTGGACTGGGACTACTAGGCTGCACTCCTGCTGCAATTGCTAGTTATGGCACGAATGGATCATGTTCCGAAGAACTCAACTATGCAGCCCAACTTTTCAACCAACAGCTTGTATCTCTTGTTGATCAGCTCAACAGCAATTTGACTGATGCAAAGTTCGTCTACATTAACAACTATGAAATCGGTTCAGCCAATACTACAGCTCTTGGTAGTTTCATACATGTTCATAACTATTAAATCTTCTGCTACTGTCATTACTCATTACAAGTAGGGTAGGAGGAAATGTTAACTTTTTCGAACGGTTTGTTGTTGCAGGATTCACTGTTTCGGATGCTGGGTGCTGTATACTTAACAGTGGTGGTCTGTGTGAGGCAGACACGACTCCATGCCAGAATAGGGCTGACTACGTGTTTTGGGACGGGTTCCATCCTACTGAAGCTTTTAATATGTTCAGTGCCAACAAAAGCTACAGTTCGGATGAGTCTGCCGACACTTATCCAATGGATATTAGTCACCTAGTTGAGCTAGAATTCAATCCTCTGGTGGCGGAGATGTAGATACTTAGAGGCTATGGAAATTTTCGGTGGGAATCTTATTTCACTTTTTCTTGGTCTGTAGGGAATCTTATTTCACGGTAATAAAGCTATTTTTTTTCAAGGGCGACATCAACAGTAAGATTGTGGGGGAAAGATGAGTATCAATCCAAGAAGTACGTGGGTCTTCATCATTATATAAACACGTACAACTCTAAGCAGAGTAAGTAATGATACGAGGGGAGCCACCACATTCAAGAACAATTTACAACAATAAATAATGGGTGTTGAAGACCCATGTGGGTTTGGTCTAGTGGTTGGGGCTAGGTCCACCATGTTTGGCTGAATGTTAGCAGGTTCCTCAGTGAGGTCCTGAAACAAATAATGGgtgttgaaggaaatcgacttatgtgtgcctaatcaaaTTATGATTAGTTTCATGTTTGTAATAGGAGATAAGGTTccagaattcctagtcctattcggaataattttccttgtatcattagaatatgtactttgtaatctctatatatagggctcctattctcaataatgaaacaTATAATTCTCTCATAAATCTCTcttgattctcttttccttaaacatgttatcagcacgacgccCTAACCTtaaaacctaatagccaaaaccctaaatccgaatacaaaatcTTGAAACCCTTTCGGTCCCTGCCGCACATCTTGAAGCCCACCATTCCAGGAGTCTAGAACCAGCGGCGCCACCTCAAGAACAGGCCgaaaacctaccgaaccggccaccagaagctccaaaccacccgcagcaaatactccaccagttcac harbors:
- the LOC133731293 gene encoding uncharacterized protein LOC133731293 yields the protein MACGMKPWVVVIALTWFLSLQEHSSSVHGKPQVPCFFIFGDSLADNGNNNVLDTLAKVNYQPYGIDFPSGTASGRFSNGRTTVDVLSELLGFHNYIPPFAFVNGSDILKGVNYACGAAGIRKETGKQLGARISMGRQLKNHKIIISRIVDILGKKSLAQKHLNKCLYSVGMGSNDYINNYFVPQYYHTSKKFTTEQYAEVLINQYSWEILKLYKYGARKVALVGLGLIGCTPSAISSFGTNGSACVDTLNIAAQLFNQRLVSLVDKLNSNLTDAKFIYINSFEMGSGDPAAAGFTVSNVGCCAVNEVGQCNVDHTPCKNRTEYVFWDGFHPTEALNRITAIRSYNAFNPVDTYPMDISHLVQLQINNPIIGIQTWGFSVISMACVMKLLVVVISLSWVLSMQHSSSVLGEPEVPCFFIFGDSLADSGNNNVLNTTAKVNYEPYGIDFPYGPTGRFCNGRTTVDIHTELLGFENYIPPFAYANGSAILSGVNYASGGSGIRRETGITTGTVLSMGKQLKNHRKTIMRIISMLGKKSLARKYLNKCLYSVGMGSNDYINNYFLPQYYNTSQEYTVEEYAVVLVEQYSRQILRLYEYGAKKVVLSGLGLLGCTPAAIASYGTNGSCSEELNYAAQLFNQQLVSLVDQLNSNLTDAKFVYINNYEIGSANTTALGFTVSDAGCCILNSGGLCEADTTPCQNRADYVFWDGFHPTEAFNMFSANKSYSSDESADTYPMDISHLVELEFNPLVAEM